In one Nocardioides luteus genomic region, the following are encoded:
- a CDS encoding adenylate kinase: MRLIIMGPPGAGKGTQAKFIAEHFGIPAISTGDIFRANVSQGTPLGIEAASYMDKGEYVPDSVTNLMVRNRIDEPDAAKGFLLDGYPRTLAQVEELDGMIKFTGHALDAVVVLTVDKDEIVQRLLQRAELEGRADDTEDVIRRRQEVYLEETAPLIEVYKGRGLVHEIDGMGEVDDVTKRIFDELDIIPES; this comes from the coding sequence ATGAGACTGATCATCATGGGCCCGCCGGGAGCCGGTAAAGGCACCCAGGCGAAGTTCATTGCCGAGCACTTCGGGATCCCGGCGATCTCGACCGGCGACATCTTCCGTGCCAACGTCTCCCAGGGCACGCCCCTGGGCATCGAGGCCGCGTCCTACATGGACAAGGGAGAGTACGTACCGGACTCGGTGACGAACCTGATGGTCCGTAACCGCATCGACGAGCCCGACGCCGCCAAGGGATTCCTCCTCGACGGCTACCCGCGCACCCTCGCGCAGGTCGAGGAGCTCGACGGGATGATCAAGTTCACCGGCCACGCGCTCGACGCGGTGGTCGTGCTGACCGTCGACAAGGACGAGATCGTGCAGCGGCTGCTGCAGCGTGCCGAGCTCGAGGGTCGCGCCGACGACACCGAGGACGTCATCCGCCGTCGCCAGGAGGTCTACCTCGAGGAGACCGCGCCGCTGATCGAGGTCTACAAGGGTCGCGGCCTGGTCCACGAGATCGACGGCATGGGTGAGGTCGACGACGTCACGAAGCGGATCTTCGACGAGCTCGACATCATCCCGGAATCCTGA